The proteins below come from a single Dehalococcoidia bacterium genomic window:
- a CDS encoding nucleotidyltransferase family protein, giving the protein MNGPTALSSGHVAGLVLAAGESRRMGRPKALLPVGNEFFVQRVRRVLLDAALHPVLVVLGHEAEAIAQAAGLPPESIVLNPDYPAGMLSSVIAGIRALEPTDAEALVLALVDGPDISTLVVRRLVERYWATRAPIVEPVYAGKHGHPVLIARTLWPEILAANPAIGAKEVIRRHRAEAAHVEWEDSSVLTDLDTPADYEAWAASRQ; this is encoded by the coding sequence CTGAACGGACCAACTGCTCTTTCGTCAGGCCACGTTGCAGGTCTTGTCCTCGCTGCGGGGGAGTCGCGGCGGATGGGCCGCCCGAAGGCGCTGCTGCCCGTCGGCAATGAGTTCTTCGTCCAGCGGGTTCGGCGGGTTCTGCTCGATGCCGCGCTCCATCCAGTGCTGGTCGTTCTTGGCCACGAGGCGGAGGCGATCGCCCAAGCAGCGGGGCTGCCCCCTGAGAGCATCGTGCTGAACCCCGACTATCCCGCTGGGATGCTGTCGTCGGTGATTGCTGGCATTCGCGCCTTGGAGCCGACTGATGCCGAAGCGCTCGTGCTGGCGCTCGTGGACGGTCCTGATATTTCGACCTTAGTCGTTCGGCGGCTGGTCGAGCGCTACTGGGCGACGCGCGCCCCGATTGTCGAGCCGGTCTATGCCGGCAAGCACGGTCATCCTGTCCTCATCGCGCGAACGCTGTGGCCGGAAATTCTGGCGGCAAACCCGGCCATCGGGGCGAAGGAGGTGATCCGCCGCCATCGTGCTGAGGCCGCGCACGTTGAATGGGAGGACTCGAGCGTGCTCACCGACTTGGACACGCCGGCGGACTACGAGGCGTGGGCGGCGAGCCGACAATGA
- a CDS encoding XdhC/CoxI family protein — translation MTRRILEAIDRGETIAVVSLLESEAVPPARLGSRLVVPEQGTVVGGFGDAALDEAAVASAREVITAGVGGQRRIVDAAGRSSRLYIELIESPPWLVVVGAGHVAKPTAALGKMVGFRVTVLDDRPDFANWERFPEADEVIADDFRLTLERLVPLMHRQTYVVLVTRGHRQDEMVLRQVIGSRAGYIGMIGSRRRARLVLETLLAEGFPEERVRQVRSPIGLDIRAETPEEIAVSIIGEIISVRRGGTARTLSGRPVLRQTTRSHDGPGDLRRD, via the coding sequence TTGACCCGGCGGATCCTAGAGGCGATCGATCGCGGCGAGACAATTGCGGTCGTCAGTCTCCTCGAATCTGAGGCGGTGCCTCCGGCTCGGCTCGGTTCTCGCCTTGTCGTCCCCGAGCAGGGCACCGTTGTCGGCGGCTTCGGCGATGCGGCGCTTGATGAGGCAGCGGTTGCGAGCGCGCGCGAGGTAATCACCGCTGGCGTGGGGGGGCAGCGCCGGATCGTTGACGCGGCCGGCCGCTCATCGCGGCTCTATATTGAATTGATTGAATCGCCGCCGTGGCTCGTTGTGGTCGGCGCGGGCCATGTTGCCAAGCCGACAGCGGCGCTCGGCAAGATGGTCGGCTTTCGCGTCACCGTTCTTGACGACCGCCCCGACTTTGCGAACTGGGAGCGCTTTCCTGAGGCCGACGAGGTGATCGCCGATGATTTTCGGCTCACCCTCGAGCGGCTCGTTCCGCTGATGCATCGCCAAACCTATGTCGTGCTTGTGACGCGCGGCCACCGCCAAGACGAAATGGTGCTGCGTCAGGTGATCGGGTCGCGTGCCGGCTACATCGGCATGATCGGAAGTCGGCGGCGCGCCCGTCTTGTCCTAGAAACGCTGCTTGCCGAGGGGTTTCCCGAAGAGCGGGTGCGTCAGGTGCGCTCCCCGATCGGGCTCGACATCCGGGCAGAGACGCCCGAAGAGATCGCGGTCAGTATTATTGGAGAGATCATCTCAGTGCGGCGCGGAGGCACCGCTCGAACGCTCAGCGGTCGGCCGGTTCTGCGCCAGACGACGCGGAGCCACGATGGACCGGGAGATTTACGCCGCGATTGA